In Parasegetibacter sp. NRK P23, a single genomic region encodes these proteins:
- a CDS encoding gliding motility-associated C-terminal domain-containing protein, whose translation MNASGNTYRFLWAPANGFTPNTDGHNDVFFIKGFGIRLVKKLQVFDRWGQLVYSVANIAPNDASKGWNGAVKGRMPQSNATFVYVVEAECHEGGTILLKGTVTVVR comes from the coding sequence TTGAATGCATCAGGCAATACTTACCGTTTCCTTTGGGCACCCGCGAATGGATTTACCCCCAACACAGACGGGCACAATGATGTCTTTTTCATCAAAGGATTTGGTATCCGGTTGGTAAAAAAGTTGCAGGTATTTGACCGCTGGGGGCAGCTCGTGTATTCCGTTGCGAATATTGCCCCGAACGATGCCTCCAAAGGATGGAACGGTGCCGTAAAAGGCAGGATGCCACAATCCAATGCTACTTTCGTATATGTGGTGGAAGCCGAGTGCCATGAGGGGGGAACGATATTGCTGAAGGGAACGGTTACGGTGGTGCGCTAG
- a CDS encoding M48 family metalloprotease, whose amino-acid sequence MRLFIPCPIAVLLFVAVFLPLCTRAQEAFQYNSSLADTAAKAQLFLLTARKFEADKNNLTGTYKKELEKEYAERFNYIRKLYDQQELMLDGEAKTYLDQLSASILQHNPEVALLQPRILFSRNHVPNAASYGEGTILFHAGLFSRLKNESQAAFVLCHELAHYYLDHSNKRIAQYVNTVNSKAFQQQLKEIQKSEYMKNRAVNELAQSVSYKNRRHGRYNESEADSLALEFLRRTNFDIRESLTALALLDSIDGHKHPGLSVKEVFNFPEYPFKERWIRQPSRSLGEAMLQAGAGSAKDSAAADSLKTHPDCSKRIADLTAKVNAYHTQEKQRFVVNSATFEKLRRRFDYDIIDYCFFSKETGRALFYALQLYRKENNSPYLATMIGKCLNQLYDARVEHVMSKHADAPHPEMEQEYAEFLRFLQNLSLTDIASLNHYFMQRESSKFRHYKDFQEVMARAAANFKTQSSTN is encoded by the coding sequence ATGCGCTTATTCATACCCTGTCCCATTGCTGTCCTGCTGTTCGTTGCAGTTTTTTTACCCTTGTGTACAAGAGCGCAGGAAGCGTTTCAGTATAATTCTTCTTTGGCCGATACGGCCGCGAAGGCGCAGCTTTTCCTGCTCACCGCCCGCAAGTTCGAAGCGGATAAAAATAACCTGACGGGGACCTATAAAAAAGAACTGGAGAAAGAATACGCGGAGCGTTTCAACTATATCCGTAAACTTTACGACCAGCAGGAACTGATGCTTGACGGCGAAGCCAAAACTTACCTCGATCAGCTTTCCGCCAGCATTCTTCAACACAACCCGGAGGTGGCCCTCCTTCAGCCCAGGATACTTTTTTCCCGGAACCATGTGCCCAACGCGGCAAGTTATGGAGAGGGCACTATTCTTTTCCATGCGGGACTCTTCAGCAGGCTGAAGAATGAAAGTCAGGCGGCATTTGTGCTTTGTCATGAACTTGCGCATTATTACCTGGATCATTCCAACAAAAGGATTGCACAGTATGTGAATACCGTGAACTCCAAGGCGTTCCAGCAGCAGTTAAAGGAGATCCAGAAATCGGAGTATATGAAGAATCGCGCGGTGAATGAACTGGCGCAGTCCGTTTCTTATAAGAACCGCAGGCATGGGCGGTACAATGAATCTGAAGCCGATTCGCTGGCGCTGGAATTTCTCCGGAGGACGAATTTTGATATACGGGAATCCCTGACTGCCCTTGCATTGCTGGACAGCATTGACGGGCATAAACATCCCGGACTTTCGGTGAAGGAAGTATTTAATTTTCCGGAGTACCCCTTTAAGGAACGTTGGATCAGGCAGCCCTCCAGGTCGTTGGGGGAAGCGATGCTGCAGGCGGGTGCAGGTTCCGCTAAGGACTCCGCTGCCGCGGATTCACTAAAGACGCACCCCGATTGCAGTAAGCGTATTGCCGATCTCACTGCTAAAGTGAATGCTTATCATACACAGGAAAAACAACGCTTCGTGGTAAACAGCGCCACATTTGAAAAACTTCGCCGCCGCTTCGATTACGACATCATTGATTATTGCTTTTTCAGCAAAGAAACCGGTCGTGCGCTTTTTTACGCGCTGCAATTGTACAGGAAAGAAAACAATAGTCCATACCTGGCCACCATGATTGGAAAATGCCTCAATCAGTTGTATGATGCGCGCGTAGAGCATGTGATGAGTAAGCATGCTGATGCGCCACATCCTGAAATGGAGCAGGAATACGCTGAATTTCTCCGCTTCCTGCAAAACCTTAGCCTGACAGATATCGCCTCCCTGAATCATTATTTTATGCAGCGGGAAAGTTCAAAGTTCCGGCATTATAAAGATTTCCAGGAAGTGATGGCAAGGGCTGCGGCCAATTTTAAGACCCAGTCTTCCACCAATTAA
- a CDS encoding DUF6770 family protein, with protein sequence MIRKILSGLLLCALPFAHQAQQKLSIDNIRSVSLRNFGTIVESEEVKGYFVYYISDKVDKNTNEYTIQIIDENLAPIKNIVFQSDKDDQLMETSFNQNSLMFMFFNKKMKTFTSKVYGLDGKLKYTYLKEIDKRSLAYLSALPAMKMNEEEGQNKFLYDVADKGYVSVIPLRSGRDYSFEVNIFRSDTKKQITYVQEDEGYKFYQASYLGATSNIALFEVMKKEKMMSNKMESSLLGIDLSNGRKVFDIRDDLTKYKFLPINISTLTGTNNILILGTYYDKDAKLAKDATLGIAAVTIDPKGKIVSQKYNSWSSDFAKHLPVSSKGKIDDIGYLYFHKIIQTESGEIFAVGEGYKRVASAGGIAGTVALAAMGGYSSSVSTTRLDITDMVLVKFNKEFDILEAKVYDKNKNRFSLPGGDFVSPHLLALGAKTMGAYDYEFTRTDKDHTHFVVGYNDYEKGKDYKGTVFHSISYNGGKLTTDKINLKSSASSLRVMPGKPGFIFISEYFKKDKKVDMRLEKIN encoded by the coding sequence ATGATCAGGAAAATTTTATCAGGATTGCTGCTCTGCGCATTGCCCTTCGCGCACCAGGCCCAGCAAAAGTTATCGATTGACAATATCCGTTCGGTTTCGCTCCGGAATTTCGGAACCATTGTGGAGTCGGAAGAAGTGAAAGGCTACTTTGTATACTATATCTCTGATAAGGTAGACAAGAACACCAATGAATATACCATTCAGATCATCGATGAAAATCTTGCACCCATCAAGAACATCGTTTTTCAGTCGGATAAGGATGACCAGTTGATGGAAACTTCTTTCAACCAGAATTCACTGATGTTTATGTTCTTCAACAAAAAAATGAAAACATTCACGTCTAAAGTGTATGGGTTGGATGGTAAACTGAAATACACCTATCTGAAGGAGATCGATAAAAGGTCGCTGGCCTATCTTTCCGCGCTTCCGGCTATGAAAATGAATGAAGAGGAAGGGCAGAACAAGTTCCTGTATGACGTGGCCGATAAAGGCTATGTGTCGGTGATCCCTTTGAGGAGCGGAAGGGATTATTCTTTTGAAGTGAACATCTTCCGCAGTGATACCAAAAAGCAGATCACCTATGTGCAGGAAGATGAAGGCTATAAATTTTACCAGGCTTCGTACCTTGGCGCCACATCGAATATTGCGCTGTTTGAAGTGATGAAGAAAGAAAAAATGATGTCCAACAAAATGGAAAGCTCCCTGTTGGGCATCGACCTGTCCAATGGCCGTAAGGTGTTTGACATCCGGGATGATCTTACAAAATATAAGTTTCTGCCCATCAACATTTCCACACTTACAGGGACGAACAATATCCTGATACTGGGTACTTACTACGATAAAGACGCAAAACTGGCCAAAGACGCCACATTGGGCATAGCGGCCGTTACCATTGATCCGAAGGGGAAAATCGTTTCCCAAAAATACAACAGCTGGAGCTCCGATTTCGCGAAGCATCTCCCGGTAAGTTCCAAAGGAAAAATTGATGATATCGGATACCTCTATTTTCATAAAATCATTCAGACGGAATCAGGCGAAATATTCGCGGTGGGGGAAGGCTATAAACGTGTGGCCAGCGCCGGTGGTATTGCCGGAACCGTGGCCCTGGCGGCAATGGGAGGATACAGCAGCTCGGTGAGCACAACCCGCCTGGATATTACCGATATGGTACTGGTGAAGTTCAATAAAGAATTTGATATCCTGGAAGCAAAAGTGTACGATAAGAACAAGAACCGGTTTTCACTGCCCGGTGGCGATTTTGTATCGCCGCACCTGCTGGCACTGGGCGCGAAAACAATGGGCGCTTACGATTATGAATTCACCCGTACAGATAAGGATCATACCCATTTTGTAGTGGGTTACAACGATTATGAGAAAGGGAAGGACTACAAGGGAACTGTTTTTCATAGTATTTCCTACAACGGAGGAAAACTTACCACTGATAAAATCAACCTTAAATCTTCTGCCAGTTCACTTCGGGTGATGCCTGGAAAACCTGGTTTCATATTCATCTCGGAGTATTTTAAGAAAGATAAAAAAGTGGACATGCGTTTGGAAAAGATCAACTAA
- a CDS encoding NAD(P)-dependent oxidoreductase, whose protein sequence is MISFLGTGLLGSAFVSALLKKGEQVKVWNRSKEKAEVLVKEGALLSETPADAVQGVSRVHLVLSDDASVDSVLAAAAPALQQGTYVIDHTTTSVEGARKRTVEWNAKGIHYVHVPVFMGPANALEGSGVMLLAGAPSLLEPLRPWLAPMTGKLVELGAEPGQAAAVKLLGNMFLITLTGGFSDMLATAQAMHVQPSAISELFASWNPGALAPGRYERIVSAPFDEPSWELQMARKDARLMMEEAAKGGKELTVIPAVAKVMDEWIGKGFGKKDWTVIVKDHLPKQ, encoded by the coding sequence ATGATCAGTTTTTTGGGAACAGGACTATTGGGCAGCGCTTTTGTAAGCGCGTTGTTGAAGAAGGGCGAACAGGTGAAAGTATGGAACCGCTCGAAAGAAAAGGCCGAGGTATTGGTTAAAGAAGGTGCGTTACTGTCGGAAACGCCTGCCGATGCGGTACAGGGGGTATCGAGGGTGCACCTGGTATTGTCTGATGATGCTTCCGTGGATAGCGTACTCGCAGCAGCGGCGCCAGCTTTACAACAGGGAACTTATGTAATAGACCATACAACCACATCTGTGGAAGGCGCCCGTAAGCGTACGGTGGAATGGAACGCGAAGGGAATACATTATGTGCATGTGCCGGTGTTTATGGGGCCCGCGAACGCTTTGGAAGGCTCCGGGGTGATGTTGCTGGCAGGCGCGCCTTCCTTACTGGAGCCTTTGCGTCCATGGCTTGCGCCTATGACGGGTAAGTTGGTGGAACTGGGTGCCGAACCGGGCCAGGCGGCGGCGGTGAAGTTACTCGGTAATATGTTCCTGATTACGCTGACAGGAGGATTCTCCGATATGCTGGCCACTGCGCAGGCGATGCATGTACAGCCATCAGCGATCAGTGAACTTTTCGCTTCCTGGAACCCGGGCGCTTTGGCGCCAGGCAGGTACGAACGGATTGTTTCGGCTCCTTTCGATGAACCGTCCTGGGAGTTGCAGATGGCCCGTAAAGATGCCCGGTTGATGATGGAAGAAGCGGCAAAGGGCGGAAAGGAACTTACGGTGATTCCTGCCGTGGCAAAAGTGATGGATGAATGGATCGGAAAAGGTTTTGGCAAGAAAGACTGGACCGTTATCGTCAAGGATCATTTGCCGAAGCAATAG
- a CDS encoding helix-turn-helix domain-containing protein, which translates to MTKIGANIKKIRTTKGLSQQSFADLFDLTRGNISSYEENRAEPRIETAVRIANYFCIPLEKFINEQLTINEILQFNGDKLLVEETQLTQLHLREIPFINDNIYIRCSYQELAFNDWTAFPKLVLPETTRNHLIALTFNHNIPHHAALPQYQVHDVLIFEEVTQQNIHLCQHKTGLYTSEKEIMLGRYEMNPPEIHLVLNEFRKQAFDFSQPKLFWKLFAVYQHVL; encoded by the coding sequence ATGACAAAAATCGGAGCAAACATCAAAAAGATACGCACCACCAAAGGCCTGAGCCAGCAGTCCTTTGCCGATCTGTTTGACCTCACGAGAGGTAATATTTCCTCTTACGAAGAAAACAGGGCCGAACCGAGAATAGAAACGGCGGTCCGAATTGCCAATTATTTTTGCATCCCCTTGGAGAAGTTCATCAACGAGCAACTTACCATCAACGAGATACTCCAGTTCAATGGCGATAAACTATTGGTGGAAGAAACCCAACTGACTCAACTTCATTTACGCGAAATCCCTTTCATCAACGACAATATCTACATCAGGTGCAGCTACCAGGAACTTGCCTTCAACGACTGGACGGCCTTTCCCAAACTGGTACTTCCGGAAACCACCCGCAATCACCTGATCGCCCTTACCTTCAACCATAATATTCCCCATCACGCTGCGCTTCCGCAATACCAGGTGCACGATGTGCTGATCTTTGAAGAAGTAACCCAACAAAACATTCACCTGTGTCAGCATAAAACCGGGCTGTATACTTCCGAAAAAGAGATTATGCTCGGACGCTACGAAATGAATCCTCCCGAAATCCACCTCGTATTAAACGAGTTCAGAAAGCAGGCCTTCGATTTCAGCCAGCCCAAACTTTTCTGGAAGTTATTTGCTGTATATCAACACGTTCTGTAA
- a CDS encoding YbjN domain-containing protein, with translation MNHFELIEGFAERLHCRIIYKDAQSGILKLDNEADGINNLIIGIAPPILIMEQFLFSFRDDHPDMFKKLLQKNRDTIHGAFVINEEGNKVLFRYTMQLENINFNEFEGAINSLGLLLSEYAQQIIDFSKL, from the coding sequence ATGAATCATTTTGAGTTGATTGAAGGGTTCGCTGAAAGGCTTCATTGCCGGATCATTTACAAGGACGCGCAAAGCGGCATACTGAAACTCGACAACGAAGCCGACGGGATCAATAACCTGATCATCGGGATCGCTCCGCCGATCCTGATCATGGAGCAGTTTCTTTTTTCCTTCCGGGACGACCATCCCGACATGTTCAAGAAACTGCTTCAGAAGAACAGGGATACCATCCATGGCGCTTTTGTGATCAATGAAGAAGGAAACAAAGTGCTTTTCAGGTATACCATGCAATTGGAGAACATCAATTTCAATGAGTTCGAAGGCGCGATTAACTCACTGGGGCTGCTGTTGAGTGAGTATGCGCAGCAGATCATCGACTTTTCAAAATTGTAA
- a CDS encoding PspA/IM30 family protein encodes MNIFKRLLRIGQAEIHAAVEKMEDPVKMTEQGLRELREDLTEATEAYAKVKALAIRTENDQAHCQKESMNYAEKAILIMQKAQAGQVEIGKAEELAREALSLRRKFYAESEELGQQVTALQQSSREMLRNTEILRENLEKWEKELRTLKARVKVSKATEQVNKQLAQLDNNGTIAMLERMKAKVEDQEALSQAYGEIARSKHSMKDELDKFLKDDTLSIEKDLQAIKEKLGIQ; translated from the coding sequence ATGAACATCTTCAAAAGATTATTGCGGATCGGGCAGGCAGAAATACATGCCGCGGTTGAAAAAATGGAAGATCCCGTTAAAATGACGGAGCAAGGGTTGAGGGAACTGAGAGAAGACCTTACCGAGGCAACTGAAGCATATGCAAAAGTGAAGGCCCTGGCCATACGGACCGAAAATGACCAGGCGCACTGCCAGAAAGAGTCCATGAATTATGCGGAAAAAGCTATCTTGATTATGCAGAAGGCGCAGGCCGGACAAGTAGAGATCGGGAAAGCGGAAGAACTGGCCAGGGAGGCCCTTTCTTTGCGCCGGAAGTTTTATGCCGAATCGGAAGAACTTGGCCAGCAGGTAACGGCCCTGCAGCAGTCGTCCAGGGAAATGCTCAGGAATACCGAAATATTAAGAGAGAACCTGGAAAAGTGGGAGAAGGAATTGCGGACGCTGAAAGCAAGGGTGAAAGTGAGTAAGGCAACGGAACAGGTGAACAAACAACTGGCGCAACTGGACAATAACGGGACCATCGCCATGCTCGAAAGGATGAAGGCCAAGGTTGAGGACCAGGAAGCTTTATCGCAGGCTTATGGTGAGATTGCCCGGAGTAAACACAGCATGAAAGATGAGTTGGATAAATTCCTGAAAGATGATACACTGTCCATTGAAAAAGACCTTCAGGCCATCAAAGAAAAACTAGGTATCCAGTAA
- a CDS encoding OB-fold-containig protein → MSGIFDLLFHPLSNAIMTVLTGITAVYWLFTFIAGDLFGEAGADAGIEVDGADVDTDTDTDLGDSVGDKSMLQKAMDYVNIGKVPFMVVYSMFKFLAWIITLVSSIALGLAGWGWKSVFILLPVFLVAFFVTRYATKPLVKVYNAMGYNGEEAQEIMGRVARMRSTIAGDTIGAAELVIQGDVLRVNVKSKTGETLAYDAEVMISDESPDKKYYLVVPEINLNNVV, encoded by the coding sequence ATGTCCGGAATATTTGACCTGCTCTTCCATCCGCTCAGTAACGCAATAATGACCGTGCTTACCGGCATTACCGCCGTGTATTGGTTGTTCACTTTCATTGCCGGCGATCTGTTCGGGGAAGCGGGCGCTGATGCCGGAATAGAAGTCGACGGCGCTGATGTTGACACGGATACTGATACGGACCTCGGGGATTCGGTAGGCGATAAGTCAATGCTACAAAAAGCGATGGATTACGTGAACATCGGAAAAGTGCCGTTTATGGTAGTGTATTCGATGTTTAAGTTCCTCGCGTGGATCATCACACTGGTTTCTTCTATAGCCCTGGGACTGGCGGGTTGGGGGTGGAAATCGGTGTTCATCCTGCTGCCGGTTTTTCTCGTGGCTTTTTTTGTCACACGTTATGCCACCAAACCGCTCGTTAAAGTGTACAATGCCATGGGATATAACGGAGAAGAAGCCCAGGAGATAATGGGACGGGTAGCCCGTATGCGGTCCACTATTGCGGGAGATACGATCGGAGCCGCTGAACTGGTGATCCAGGGCGATGTGCTCCGGGTAAACGTAAAAAGTAAAACCGGTGAAACACTTGCTTATGATGCGGAAGTAATGATCTCAGATGAGTCGCCCGATAAAAAATATTACCTCGTGGTGCCGGAAATTAATTTAAACAATGTAGTATAG
- a CDS encoding SPFH domain-containing protein, with the protein MGMLGGVSLLFIGGIVFFVFIILFAFATFYKKIPQGKAIVRTGVGGGKVAFNKGMYVIPILHKMEIMDISVKKLQIDRMEHDGLICKDNIRADIKVAFFVRVNKNVDDVLNVAQIIGTDRASDVDTLRNLFEAKFSEALKTVGKKFDFIELYEARREFRTEILNIIGTDLNGYILDDCAIDYLEQTEITFLSPQNILDSQGIKKITELTAEQNIKANLIKREEEKVIKKQNVEAREAILELERQMAEKEEKQRREIDNIRARENAEIVKVREEERLKAETVRIRTDESLAIQEENKLRQIIIAEKNKQRTDAVETERVEKDRALEATEREKIVTLAQIEKEKTLEVEKKNIQDVIRDRVRLEKGVVEEQQGLKDIEAFRAVEREKSVGITQASQQAEEKLIYTVKQAEAEKKAAEERAKQMIIDAEAKKEAAVKEAEARKILAEAQAREEATLGLSEAEVMMAKAEAAERQGTVDASVIEKIAEARRKEGLTQAEVTKEKALAEAAGIEEKAEAMKKLDAVGKDHEEFKLLLTKEKDIALAQINIQKDIADAQAGVLAEALRSANIDIVGGETMFFQNIVNQISNAKGFDRLINESENATQLKTALIGDGSNSGDLLERIRGFAEKYNISTNDIKNLTISSLILKMQQQSSEGDRPMLLNLANLASSLGISNKKL; encoded by the coding sequence ATGGGAATGCTCGGTGGTGTCAGCCTGCTCTTCATTGGCGGCATTGTATTTTTCGTCTTTATTATTCTCTTCGCTTTCGCTACATTCTACAAGAAAATTCCGCAGGGGAAAGCCATTGTGCGTACCGGTGTGGGTGGCGGTAAGGTAGCCTTCAACAAAGGAATGTATGTGATCCCCATCCTGCATAAAATGGAGATCATGGATATTTCTGTAAAGAAATTGCAGATAGACCGGATGGAACACGACGGCCTGATCTGTAAGGATAACATCCGTGCCGACATCAAAGTGGCCTTCTTTGTGCGGGTAAACAAAAATGTGGATGATGTGCTGAATGTGGCGCAGATCATTGGTACCGACAGAGCCAGTGATGTGGATACTTTACGCAACCTTTTCGAAGCGAAATTTTCTGAAGCGCTGAAAACAGTGGGCAAGAAATTCGACTTCATAGAATTGTACGAAGCCCGCAGGGAATTCAGAACGGAAATACTGAACATCATCGGTACCGATCTGAACGGGTATATCCTGGACGATTGCGCTATCGACTACCTGGAGCAAACGGAAATCACTTTTTTAAGTCCGCAGAATATCCTCGATTCACAAGGCATCAAAAAGATCACTGAACTCACCGCCGAACAGAACATCAAGGCGAACCTGATCAAGCGGGAGGAAGAGAAAGTGATCAAGAAGCAGAACGTGGAGGCGAGAGAAGCCATCCTGGAGCTGGAGCGCCAGATGGCCGAAAAAGAAGAGAAGCAGCGCAGAGAGATCGATAACATCCGGGCGCGTGAGAATGCCGAGATCGTGAAAGTGCGGGAAGAAGAGCGGCTGAAAGCGGAAACCGTGCGCATCAGAACCGATGAATCCCTGGCCATCCAGGAGGAGAACAAACTGCGCCAGATCATCATCGCTGAAAAGAACAAACAACGTACCGATGCGGTGGAAACAGAAAGGGTGGAAAAGGACCGCGCACTGGAAGCGACCGAAAGGGAAAAAATCGTAACCCTCGCTCAGATCGAAAAAGAGAAGACCCTTGAAGTGGAGAAGAAAAATATCCAGGATGTGATCAGGGATCGTGTGCGTTTGGAAAAAGGCGTGGTGGAAGAGCAGCAGGGGTTAAAAGACATCGAAGCTTTTCGTGCCGTGGAGCGCGAAAAAAGCGTAGGTATCACACAGGCCAGTCAGCAGGCGGAGGAAAAACTCATCTATACCGTGAAGCAGGCGGAAGCTGAGAAAAAAGCCGCGGAAGAAAGGGCCAAACAAATGATCATCGACGCTGAAGCGAAGAAAGAGGCGGCTGTAAAAGAAGCGGAGGCCCGCAAAATACTGGCCGAAGCGCAGGCGCGTGAAGAAGCTACACTTGGCTTGTCTGAAGCCGAAGTGATGATGGCCAAAGCCGAAGCTGCGGAAAGGCAGGGTACCGTGGATGCTTCCGTGATCGAGAAGATCGCTGAGGCGAGACGCAAGGAAGGCTTAACGCAGGCCGAGGTTACCAAAGAGAAAGCGCTTGCCGAAGCCGCGGGCATAGAAGAAAAAGCCGAAGCCATGAAGAAGCTGGATGCTGTTGGGAAGGACCATGAAGAATTCAAACTCCTGCTCACCAAAGAGAAAGACATCGCCCTGGCGCAAATCAATATTCAAAAAGATATCGCCGACGCGCAGGCTGGTGTGCTGGCCGAAGCGCTCAGGTCAGCGAATATCGATATCGTGGGTGGAGAAACCATGTTCTTCCAGAACATCGTCAACCAGATTTCCAACGCCAAAGGATTTGACCGCCTCATCAATGAGAGTGAGAACGCTACTCAATTGAAAACCGCGCTCATAGGCGATGGTTCCAACAGCGGCGACCTGTTGGAACGTATCCGCGGTTTCGCGGAGAAATACAATATCAGTACCAATGATATCAAGAACCTGACCATTTCCAGTTTAATTTTGAAGATGCAGCAACAGAGTTCAGAAGGAGACAGGCCAATGCTGCTGAACCTCGCGAACCTCGCCAGCAGCCTGGGCATTTCTAATAAGAAATTGTAA